In Vibrio atlanticus, the following proteins share a genomic window:
- a CDS encoding class I SAM-dependent methyltransferase has protein sequence MEELIAQYTGANEDERLTRQYIAQLEFDTTIHKLTPYLLKGKSVCELGAATGRYSLHFAKLGCDVTAVELAPDQVKILNTKVKSEGLELKVFEGNACDVSFIESSSQDVCVILGPLYHLKTLHERELAVNEALRILKPNGVLAIAYISRFFVAGMFAQQFPELVTPEVLLELNKHGTVSNAKADSFFKVGYFATPSEIENLVNKNGFNVIGHAATDGFGRYISNGVNNFTPSQYQTWLDYHLANCDEASLLGSSNHGLVIARKASSQSS, from the coding sequence ATGGAAGAATTGATAGCCCAATATACGGGTGCAAACGAAGATGAAAGGCTAACTCGGCAATATATCGCTCAGCTAGAGTTTGATACTACGATACATAAACTCACACCTTATTTACTTAAAGGAAAATCAGTATGTGAGTTAGGAGCGGCAACGGGGCGCTATTCCTTACATTTTGCAAAATTAGGTTGTGATGTTACAGCAGTAGAACTTGCGCCTGACCAAGTGAAGATTTTAAATACTAAAGTAAAATCTGAAGGTCTTGAGTTAAAAGTGTTTGAGGGTAATGCTTGTGATGTGTCATTTATCGAAAGTAGTTCTCAAGACGTTTGTGTAATTCTTGGGCCCTTGTACCACCTAAAAACTCTGCATGAAAGAGAGCTTGCGGTTAATGAAGCACTAAGGATTTTAAAGCCAAATGGTGTACTAGCCATAGCCTATATTTCACGTTTCTTTGTCGCTGGTATGTTTGCCCAACAATTTCCAGAGCTAGTCACTCCGGAGGTGCTTCTAGAGTTAAATAAACATGGCACGGTATCAAACGCTAAAGCCGATAGTTTTTTCAAGGTCGGGTATTTCGCAACGCCTAGTGAAATTGAAAATCTTGTAAACAAAAATGGGTTTAATGTAATTGGACACGCAGCAACAGATGGATTTGGACGTTACATATCTAACGGTGTTAATAACTTTACGCCATCTCAATATCAGACATGGTTAGATTATCATTTAGCAAATTGCGACGAAGCAAGCCTTTTGGGATCAAGTAATCATGGTTTAGTGATCGCTAGAAAAGCCAGTTCACAAAGCAGTTAA
- a CDS encoding IS4 family transposase, whose amino-acid sequence MLSHWLIDVDDFANPESLSLFQKDLPLDWINQALSETNKASMRRRKLPAELVVWLVVGIGLYRDRPITDVLDKLDLKLSNSLGETIAPSAIPQARKRLTAKPLKSLFSITAKHWTQSEDAGDKWNGLSLFSIDGTQFRTHDNPSLAEHYQYVYYRKDRHTEYPIVRMCALTSLRSRLIHDVAFGESSKGEISYAKDLISSAVPNSLTIFDRCYLSAELMLNWQQEHGTSHWMTPIKSNVKYETIEQLDDDGRDLIVEMKVSPQARKQDPSLPETWKARLALYPDDGEQQPNHIQGLLTSLTDRKYSLKSLLDVYFERWEIENSYGEIKHDMLDDEILLRSQSVEGVEQEIWGILIAYNLIRLEISRIAKEAEVSPLRISFTMALRDIQDELMWCAIASPGSVPKKLRAMRERVKRYILPEKQKRPKDRTVRFSKTRYTVRSKHLK is encoded by the coding sequence ATGCTGTCACACTGGTTAATCGATGTTGACGATTTTGCTAATCCAGAATCTCTTTCTTTGTTCCAAAAAGACCTTCCGCTAGATTGGATAAACCAAGCTTTATCTGAAACGAACAAAGCGAGCATGCGCCGTAGAAAGTTACCTGCCGAACTTGTTGTATGGTTAGTCGTTGGTATTGGTCTATATCGAGATAGACCGATTACTGATGTACTCGATAAACTCGACCTCAAATTGTCTAATTCATTGGGTGAAACAATTGCACCTAGTGCAATTCCTCAGGCAAGAAAACGCCTCACCGCTAAGCCTTTAAAGTCATTATTCTCAATCACAGCAAAGCACTGGACACAGTCGGAAGATGCGGGTGATAAATGGAATGGTTTGAGCCTATTTTCAATCGATGGCACACAGTTTAGAACTCACGACAATCCAAGCTTAGCTGAGCATTATCAATATGTTTACTACCGAAAAGACAGGCACACTGAATATCCAATCGTTCGAATGTGCGCACTCACATCACTACGGAGTCGACTTATTCATGATGTGGCTTTTGGGGAAAGTTCTAAAGGTGAAATCAGCTATGCAAAAGATTTAATTTCATCAGCAGTCCCGAATTCATTGACCATTTTTGACCGTTGCTACTTGAGCGCAGAACTTATGCTTAACTGGCAACAAGAGCATGGGACAAGTCACTGGATGACGCCAATAAAGTCGAATGTGAAATATGAAACCATCGAGCAACTCGATGATGATGGGCGAGATCTGATTGTAGAGATGAAAGTCTCTCCACAAGCTAGAAAGCAAGACCCGAGCCTCCCGGAAACGTGGAAAGCTAGGCTGGCTCTATACCCCGATGATGGTGAACAACAACCCAATCATATACAAGGGCTGCTGACTTCTCTAACAGATAGAAAATACAGTTTAAAATCATTATTAGATGTGTACTTCGAAAGGTGGGAAATCGAGAATAGTTATGGCGAGATTAAGCATGACATGCTTGACGATGAAATTCTGCTCCGCAGTCAATCTGTAGAGGGTGTAGAGCAAGAGATATGGGGTATCCTTATCGCGTATAACTTAATCCGCCTGGAGATTAGCCGAATAGCAAAAGAGGCTGAAGTCTCACCACTTAGGATAAGCTTTACGATGGCACTTCGAGATATTCAAGATGAGCTAATGTGGTGTGCTATCGCCTCCCCAGGTTCGGTTCCCAAAAAGCTGCGAGCTATGAGAGAGCGAGTGAAACGTTATATTTTGCCCGAAAAACAAAAACGGCCCAAAGATAGGACCGTTCGTTTTAGTAAGACTCGCTACACTGTGCGATCTAAACACCTTAAATGA
- the artP gene encoding arginine ABC transporter ATP-binding protein ArtP: MSIQVKSVNKSYGDTQVLHDISFDCESGETLVLLGPSGAGKSSLLRVLNLLEIADNGELDIANEQFDFSSQIQEKQGLKLRRKVGMVFQQYNLWPHMTVMENLIEAPTKVAGLDKQEAIKQAQEVLKTLQLADKADAWPLQLSGGQQQRVAIARALMMKPDVLLFDEPTAALDPEITNQVVSIIKELSGTGITQVVVTHEVDFAKKIASHVLYLEKGYIVEHGTSDSFVNPQTPEFAEYLTH, from the coding sequence ATGAGTATTCAAGTAAAGAGCGTCAACAAATCATACGGTGATACCCAAGTTCTTCACGACATCAGTTTCGACTGTGAGAGTGGCGAAACCTTGGTATTGCTTGGCCCAAGCGGCGCGGGCAAGAGTTCATTACTGCGTGTATTGAACCTGCTAGAAATCGCGGACAACGGCGAATTAGACATTGCGAACGAGCAATTCGATTTTTCAAGCCAAATCCAAGAGAAGCAGGGGCTTAAACTTCGTCGTAAAGTCGGCATGGTGTTCCAGCAATACAACTTATGGCCACACATGACGGTGATGGAAAACTTGATTGAAGCACCAACCAAAGTGGCGGGTTTGGATAAGCAAGAAGCGATTAAGCAAGCGCAAGAAGTACTAAAGACACTTCAACTTGCAGACAAAGCCGACGCTTGGCCACTTCAACTGTCTGGCGGTCAACAACAGCGTGTTGCGATTGCACGTGCGCTGATGATGAAACCGGATGTGTTGTTGTTTGATGAACCAACAGCGGCGCTTGATCCTGAGATCACCAACCAAGTCGTGAGCATTATTAAAGAATTGAGCGGAACGGGCATTACCCAAGTGGTCGTGACGCACGAAGTCGATTTCGCGAAGAAGATTGCTAGCCACGTTCTGTACCTAGAGAAAGGGTACATCGTTGAACACGGCACCAGCGATTCATTCGTTAATCCGCAGACACCTGAGTTTGCTGAGTATTTGACTCATTAA
- the artM gene encoding arginine ABC transporter permease ArtM: protein MNQQYLSQMLEGLVTSLQLTGASLLVGCILSLLMTVTLILRIPAIHWLTRGIITLFTGTPLLVQIFLVYYGPGQFDWIRESFLWTWLSQPWFCAMLALALNTAAYSTLLFRGAFNAIPAGQWEACRALGMDKIATLKVLLPYALRRAVPAYSNEVILVFKGTSLASTITIMDLMGYAQRINGQTYDTLTVFGIAGAFYLAVNGVLTLIFRQVEKKALAFEAA from the coding sequence ATGAATCAACAATACCTCTCTCAAATGCTTGAAGGCTTAGTGACCAGTCTTCAACTCACAGGTGCTTCATTGCTTGTTGGTTGTATCTTGTCATTGCTGATGACGGTAACGCTAATCCTAAGAATACCGGCGATTCACTGGTTAACACGTGGCATCATTACGCTGTTTACCGGCACACCATTGTTGGTTCAGATCTTCTTGGTGTATTACGGCCCGGGTCAATTCGATTGGATTCGTGAAAGCTTCCTATGGACATGGCTTAGCCAACCTTGGTTCTGCGCAATGTTAGCACTCGCACTGAACACCGCGGCATACAGCACGCTACTGTTCAGAGGCGCATTCAACGCGATTCCAGCAGGGCAGTGGGAAGCATGTCGTGCATTAGGCATGGACAAAATTGCGACGCTTAAAGTGTTACTGCCATACGCACTGCGTCGCGCCGTTCCAGCTTACTCGAACGAAGTTATTCTAGTCTTCAAAGGTACATCACTGGCAAGCACCATCACCATCATGGATTTGATGGGCTACGCTCAGCGTATCAACGGCCAAACCTACGACACGCTCACAGTGTTCGGCATTGCTGGCGCATTCTACCTAGCAGTGAATGGTGTATTAACGCTGATTTTCCGTCAGGTAGAGAAGAAAGCCCTCGCATTCGAAGCGGCGTAA
- the artQ gene encoding arginine ABC transporter permease ArtQ, with amino-acid sequence MELTGYSLGLVEASWMTVQLAFVSLLVGLVLAVLFASGEMSRRIVIKWPTTAFVTIVRGLPEILVVLFIYFGSTQVLFMITGDFIEVSPFLSGVVALSLIFASYASQTIRGALKAVSKGQREAASALGISQSRAFFRVVLPQAVRHALPGLTNQWLVLLKDTALVSLIGVTDLLKQAQLTSAATHEAFTWYATAAAIYLVITLITQRLVKVIDGKFSIQGLGNKGAMA; translated from the coding sequence ATGGAATTAACGGGTTACTCTTTAGGGCTCGTCGAAGCAAGCTGGATGACTGTTCAGCTTGCGTTCGTAAGCCTATTGGTTGGATTGGTTCTAGCAGTTTTGTTTGCAAGTGGTGAGATGTCTCGTCGTATTGTAATCAAATGGCCAACGACTGCATTTGTGACGATTGTTCGTGGTTTACCAGAAATTTTGGTCGTACTGTTTATCTACTTTGGTTCGACACAAGTTCTGTTCATGATCACTGGCGACTTCATAGAAGTGAGCCCGTTCTTATCTGGTGTTGTTGCACTGTCACTTATTTTTGCTTCTTACGCTTCGCAAACTATTCGTGGTGCGTTGAAAGCAGTAAGCAAAGGGCAGAGAGAAGCAGCAAGTGCGCTTGGTATTTCACAATCTCGTGCTTTCTTCAGAGTCGTATTGCCACAAGCAGTAAGACACGCTCTACCAGGGTTAACCAACCAATGGTTAGTGTTATTGAAAGACACCGCATTAGTATCGCTGATTGGCGTAACCGATCTATTGAAACAAGCGCAATTAACATCAGCGGCAACGCACGAAGCATTTACTTGGTACGCGACAGCAGCTGCAATCTACTTGGTCATCACTTTAATCACACAAAGATTGGTAAAAGTGATTGATGGTAAGTTCTCTATTCAAGGTTTGGGTAACAAAGGGGCAATGGCATGA
- a CDS encoding lysine/arginine/ornithine ABC transporter substrate-binding protein yields the protein MKKILLASLIGLASFNAAAQEEIKFAMEATYAPFEYMDENNQIQGFDVDLANALCEELKATCTFHNQAFDSLIPALKFKRYDAAISAMDITEARLKQVNFSNAYYDNSAAFISFEGKVADQAALEGKRVGVQNGSTHQSFLLEQMTGVTAVPYSSYQDAFIDMKNGRIDSVFGDTAVVAEWFKKEDNLTYVGDQVTNQEYFGNGFGIAVNKSNQELVDQLNVALSAVKANGEYDKIFNKYFGK from the coding sequence ATGAAAAAGATTCTACTAGCTTCACTTATCGGCCTTGCTTCTTTTAACGCAGCGGCGCAAGAAGAAATCAAATTCGCAATGGAAGCAACTTACGCACCATTCGAATACATGGATGAGAACAACCAAATTCAAGGTTTTGACGTAGACCTAGCAAACGCACTTTGTGAAGAGCTGAAAGCAACGTGTACTTTCCACAACCAAGCATTTGATAGCTTGATCCCTGCACTTAAATTCAAACGTTACGATGCGGCTATCTCGGCAATGGACATCACAGAAGCGCGTCTTAAACAAGTGAACTTCTCTAACGCATATTACGACAACTCTGCAGCATTCATCTCTTTCGAAGGCAAAGTAGCAGACCAAGCAGCACTAGAAGGTAAGCGTGTTGGTGTTCAAAACGGTTCTACTCACCAGAGCTTCCTACTTGAGCAAATGACTGGCGTAACAGCGGTACCTTACTCAAGCTACCAAGATGCATTCATCGACATGAAAAACGGTCGTATTGATTCTGTATTCGGTGACACAGCCGTTGTAGCAGAATGGTTCAAGAAAGAAGACAACCTAACGTACGTTGGCGACCAAGTAACAAACCAAGAGTACTTCGGTAACGGCTTTGGTATCGCAGTAAACAAGAGCAACCAAGAACTTGTAGACCAGCTTAACGTTGCACTTTCAGCTGTGAAAGCGAACGGCGAATACGACAAGATCTTTAACAAGTACTTCGGTAAGTAA
- a CDS encoding IS91 family transposase → MNALSPYQAVLTQGLEELDKSKVTPRQWQVLHHLRDCRTERMGTYDWRCQQCGHETRWYCSCRDRHCPNCQEQMRQQWLTKRSQDILPVAYHHMVFTLPHEFNALVKAHPKVVYQCLFHSVWATLCAFANERHHLVGQLGALMVLHTWGRNLSQHTHIHCLLPSGVLTKDRQWQPTRKESYLLPVKALSVRFKKEMLCRVSELIATHSNLLEEAASKRWVVYSKPVLHEPTAVVGYLSRYCNRIGLNPNQLSYNVDGRITMSYKDYRTNGTQRMCCNAGELLRRLLLHVLPKGLMRIRYYGFLANAVRVKAIAEIRQSLRKRPAEKSEVLKEKPCCPNCHSNSMVLVCINIRPRIVVSEHRLT, encoded by the coding sequence ATGAACGCATTATCTCCTTACCAAGCCGTATTAACACAAGGCTTAGAAGAGCTTGATAAAAGCAAAGTCACACCGAGGCAGTGGCAAGTACTCCATCATTTAAGAGACTGCCGAACAGAGCGTATGGGCACTTACGACTGGCGTTGTCAGCAATGTGGCCATGAAACTCGTTGGTACTGCTCTTGTCGAGATCGTCATTGCCCCAATTGCCAAGAGCAGATGAGACAGCAATGGCTAACAAAGCGAAGCCAAGATATTTTACCTGTGGCCTACCATCATATGGTTTTTACCTTACCTCACGAGTTCAATGCTCTGGTTAAAGCGCATCCTAAGGTGGTTTATCAATGCTTGTTTCATTCAGTGTGGGCAACATTATGCGCGTTTGCTAATGAGCGGCATCACCTTGTCGGTCAACTTGGAGCATTAATGGTTCTTCATACTTGGGGAAGAAATCTGAGTCAACATACTCATATTCATTGCCTACTACCGAGTGGGGTGCTTACAAAAGATCGGCAATGGCAACCGACAAGAAAAGAGAGTTACCTGCTTCCGGTTAAAGCCTTATCCGTTCGCTTTAAGAAAGAGATGTTATGTCGAGTAAGCGAGTTAATAGCAACGCACAGTAATTTATTAGAGGAAGCCGCTAGTAAGAGATGGGTTGTGTACAGTAAACCTGTACTCCACGAGCCTACAGCGGTAGTGGGTTATCTATCGCGGTATTGCAATCGTATCGGGTTAAATCCCAACCAATTAAGTTATAACGTGGATGGCCGTATCACGATGAGTTACAAAGACTACCGAACCAATGGGACGCAAAGAATGTGTTGTAATGCGGGCGAGTTACTTCGACGCTTACTTTTACATGTGTTGCCTAAAGGGCTAATGCGAATACGCTACTATGGCTTTCTAGCTAATGCGGTACGGGTAAAAGCGATAGCGGAAATTAGGCAAAGCTTACGAAAGCGACCCGCAGAGAAATCGGAAGTGCTGAAAGAGAAACCGTGTTGTCCGAACTGCCATAGCAACAGCATGGTACTCGTGTGCATCAATATTAGACCTAGGATAGTCGTTTCAGAGCACCGACTGACCTAG
- a CDS encoding ABC transporter ATP-binding protein/permease, giving the protein MQNDVSSTRDSTQRTVQRSTKKAPQPKPEKKSLSILFELSKFIQPYKGRVIAALIALIFTASLTLSVGHGIRLLIDQGFSQQSLSDLGSAIQFIMVVVVLISIGTFFRFYLVSSVGERVSADIRLSVFNHVVTLHPSYFETNGSGDIMSRITTDTTLLQSIIGSSFSMAMRSGLMCIGAIIMLFATNIKLTLIVLASVPFILIPILVYGRRVRALSRQSQDSMSDVGSYAGEAIEHIKTVQSYSREAQEKASFAIEVEKAYEIGRQRVKQRAILISGVIVIVFSAIAGMLWVGGSDVINGTMSAGDLAAFVFYAIMVASSLGTISEVMGELQRAAGATERLIEILQVESHIVAPVEKPTSLDNVTPEVAFDDVTFCYPSRPDQPATSNLTLTAHEGKVLALVGPSGAGKTTLFELLQRFYDPQIGKVTLGGVELNQFDPNELRKQMALVPQQPALFSNDVFHNIRYGNPEATDEQVIEAAKKAHAHEFIQNLPEGYHSFLGERGVRLSGGQRQRIAIARAILKDPNILLLDEATSALDSESEHHVQQALEELMRGRTTIIIAHRLSTIKHADQIAVLDKGQLVDIGDHQSLINSCELYQRLVELQFKHLNS; this is encoded by the coding sequence ATGCAAAACGATGTCTCTTCTACGCGTGACTCTACTCAGCGAACGGTTCAACGATCGACTAAAAAGGCGCCACAACCCAAACCTGAGAAGAAAAGCCTCAGTATTTTATTTGAGCTCAGCAAATTTATTCAGCCCTATAAAGGCCGTGTGATTGCAGCGCTGATCGCTTTGATCTTCACGGCGAGCTTAACCCTTTCGGTCGGGCATGGTATCCGTCTTCTTATCGACCAAGGCTTCAGTCAACAATCGTTATCAGATTTAGGCAGTGCGATTCAATTCATCATGGTTGTAGTCGTGCTGATCTCGATTGGCACCTTCTTTCGCTTCTATTTGGTCTCTTCTGTTGGTGAGCGAGTAAGTGCGGATATACGCCTGTCGGTTTTCAATCACGTGGTGACACTTCACCCGAGTTACTTTGAAACCAATGGCAGTGGCGACATCATGTCGCGCATCACAACCGACACAACTCTGCTTCAAAGCATCATAGGTTCGTCGTTCTCTATGGCGATGCGCAGTGGATTAATGTGTATTGGCGCAATCATCATGCTGTTCGCGACCAACATTAAGCTAACGCTGATCGTGTTGGCCTCAGTGCCGTTTATCCTGATTCCGATTTTGGTATACGGTCGACGAGTGAGAGCCCTATCTCGCCAAAGCCAAGATTCGATGTCTGATGTGGGTTCTTATGCTGGCGAAGCGATTGAACACATCAAAACGGTGCAAAGCTACAGCCGAGAAGCGCAAGAGAAAGCATCGTTCGCAATTGAAGTAGAAAAGGCTTATGAGATTGGTCGCCAACGTGTAAAACAACGCGCGATTCTTATCTCTGGTGTGATTGTTATCGTGTTCAGTGCGATTGCAGGCATGCTTTGGGTTGGCGGCAGTGATGTTATTAACGGCACGATGTCGGCGGGTGATCTAGCTGCATTTGTCTTCTACGCGATTATGGTCGCTTCATCGCTAGGTACGATTTCTGAAGTGATGGGTGAATTGCAACGTGCGGCAGGTGCGACAGAACGATTAATTGAAATTCTGCAAGTTGAAAGCCATATTGTTGCGCCTGTAGAAAAACCAACATCACTCGATAACGTGACACCAGAAGTCGCTTTTGATGATGTGACCTTCTGTTACCCATCAAGACCCGACCAGCCCGCAACAAGCAACCTCACGCTAACGGCCCATGAAGGTAAAGTGTTGGCATTGGTTGGCCCGTCTGGCGCAGGTAAAACCACCCTATTTGAACTGCTGCAACGTTTCTACGACCCACAAATAGGCAAAGTAACGTTAGGCGGTGTTGAACTGAATCAATTTGATCCGAACGAGCTAAGAAAGCAGATGGCGCTTGTACCGCAGCAACCCGCTCTGTTCAGCAACGATGTGTTCCATAACATTCGATACGGGAACCCAGAAGCAACGGACGAGCAAGTTATCGAAGCGGCGAAAAAAGCGCACGCGCACGAGTTCATTCAGAACTTACCTGAAGGCTATCACAGTTTTCTTGGTGAACGTGGCGTGAGATTGTCTGGCGGTCAGCGTCAGCGTATCGCAATCGCTCGTGCCATCTTAAAAGATCCGAATATTCTATTGTTGGACGAAGCAACCAGTGCGCTAGACAGTGAAAGTGAGCATCATGTTCAACAAGCTTTAGAAGAGTTAATGCGTGGCAGAACGACGATCATTATCGCCCATCGATTATCAACAATTAAACACGCCGACCAGATTGCGGTACTCGATAAAGGGCAGCTAGTAGACATCGGCGACCACCAGTCTCTCATCAATAGCTGCGAATTGTACCAACGCTTAGTTGAACTGCAGTTCAAACACCTTAATAGCTAA
- a CDS encoding DUF2867 domain-containing protein yields MSIPKKSLLSEYSKNSYFCDSFSKKIKYNNQTAIEVFLEIATQTPTWISFLMSTRNWVVSKLGLKNLGGLQDVSRDKLGSEYVVGERVGIFTLVSSTENEVVLEDCDKHLNVRVSFLIEPEGETAIVHANTVVHVNNVFGKTYMFFVTPFHKIIVPSSLKGLEQA; encoded by the coding sequence ATGTCTATACCCAAGAAGTCACTATTGAGCGAGTATTCTAAAAACTCATATTTCTGTGATAGCTTTTCGAAAAAAATAAAATACAACAACCAAACTGCTATTGAAGTATTTCTTGAAATAGCAACTCAAACACCGACTTGGATTTCATTTCTGATGTCTACGAGAAACTGGGTTGTATCTAAACTCGGTTTAAAAAACTTGGGGGGTCTACAAGATGTATCCCGAGATAAATTAGGTTCAGAATATGTAGTAGGCGAACGAGTCGGTATTTTTACACTGGTCAGTTCAACTGAGAATGAAGTTGTATTAGAAGACTGTGATAAACATCTTAATGTCCGAGTTTCTTTTCTTATTGAGCCTGAAGGAGAAACCGCAATTGTTCACGCAAATACCGTGGTTCATGTGAACAATGTGTTTGGTAAGACCTATATGTTCTTCGTTACGCCATTTCATAAAATAATAGTACCAAGCTCCCTGAAAGGGTTAGAACAGGCATAA
- a CDS encoding GNAT family N-acetyltransferase, producing the protein MFKIETKRLIIRDMNPSDEDAFVAMSQDAKYQRFYDESDCDPIKYKELTNLFIAQVSEEPRKSYQLAVEYKSTGQFIGTVCLRLEDNQQASMGCAFSRSYQGHKLSNEAALALADFGFSTLGVHRIYAETISKNLPAIKLCKSLGMRQEAHFREHRFFKGRWWDTVVLAVLRSEWVKA; encoded by the coding sequence ATGTTTAAAATTGAGACAAAGAGACTGATTATTAGGGATATGAATCCTAGCGATGAAGATGCCTTCGTAGCGATGTCTCAAGATGCTAAATATCAGCGTTTCTATGATGAAAGTGACTGTGATCCTATTAAATATAAAGAGTTAACCAACTTGTTTATAGCCCAGGTTTCTGAAGAACCAAGGAAATCATATCAACTCGCAGTTGAATATAAGAGCACAGGGCAGTTCATTGGTACTGTTTGTTTGCGTTTAGAAGACAATCAGCAAGCTTCAATGGGGTGTGCGTTTTCAAGATCGTATCAAGGTCATAAGTTAAGCAATGAAGCGGCTCTCGCTTTGGCTGATTTTGGTTTTTCAACATTGGGTGTACACCGCATTTATGCGGAGACAATCAGTAAGAATTTACCTGCCATTAAGCTCTGTAAGTCTTTAGGTATGCGTCAAGAAGCGCACTTTAGAGAGCATCGTTTTTTCAAAGGGCGGTGGTGGGATACCGTAGTTTTGGCTGTCCTGCGATCCGAATGGGTCAAGGCATAG
- a CDS encoding tyrosine-type recombinase/integrase, giving the protein MSPLRQQLIDEMAVRRFSPKTHASYLRWVKDLSTTYDLSPDLLTDQQISAYLRTLIKERNLSSSTCAQALNAILFFYRAVLNREFEERLVPPIKRASKIPELLNREEVRSIISHCRSLKYQTALEMCYGCGLRVSEVVGLYVKDIDGTAKRLHIHCGKGKKDRFVPLGDSQLNHLRNYWRHYHPTVVLFPSLEPEKPLGISSLQKCFKAAKVEANVRKLGGIHALRHAYATHQLESGMPLNVLQRYLGHSNIKTTLRYTHWIGHHNESSDGSKFDLVAQLWEESE; this is encoded by the coding sequence ATGAGCCCATTAAGACAACAACTTATCGATGAAATGGCGGTTCGCCGTTTTTCTCCGAAAACCCATGCTAGCTATTTACGTTGGGTTAAAGATCTATCTACTACTTACGATCTATCTCCCGATTTACTTACCGATCAACAGATTAGTGCGTATTTGCGCACGCTCATTAAAGAGCGGAACTTAAGTAGCAGTACTTGTGCTCAAGCGTTGAATGCCATCTTGTTCTTTTATCGTGCCGTTTTGAATAGGGAATTTGAAGAGCGACTGGTTCCCCCGATTAAACGTGCCAGTAAAATACCGGAGCTGCTTAATCGCGAGGAAGTAAGAAGTATCATTAGTCATTGTCGAAGTCTTAAATATCAGACCGCACTTGAAATGTGTTACGGGTGTGGCCTACGTGTCAGTGAGGTCGTCGGCTTGTACGTGAAAGACATCGATGGTACGGCGAAACGACTGCACATTCATTGTGGTAAAGGTAAAAAAGATCGCTTTGTTCCACTGGGTGATAGCCAACTGAATCATCTTCGAAATTACTGGCGTCATTATCACCCAACCGTAGTGCTGTTTCCCAGCCTAGAGCCCGAAAAGCCATTGGGTATTAGCTCTTTGCAGAAGTGCTTCAAAGCAGCAAAAGTTGAGGCAAACGTCAGAAAATTAGGAGGAATACACGCCTTGAGGCACGCTTATGCGACTCATCAGCTCGAATCGGGCATGCCTTTGAATGTTCTGCAGCGTTACCTCGGACATTCGAATATCAAAACGACATTGAGGTACACCCATTGGATAGGTCATCACAACGAAAGCTCGGACGGAAGTAAGTTCGACTTAGTTGCTCAACTATGGGAGGAGAGCGAATGA
- a CDS encoding HAD family hydrolase produces MESELKDYEVYLFDMDGTLVNSEPLKGKALALACLDYGAHVDHNIYKDVMGESWQVVTGHFFENANIAPDLEEFNCHFRAYYEQMLNDDLELNVGAKAYIEQLKLAGKKCGVVSSAATWMVDNILTSLQLENAFDLVITQEHVTKHKPDPEAYTLALGRLAASPGQTIVFEDSTAGIRAGKSSGCDVIAVKHSFNGKNDLSGAVKVISTYEELPRIKNEYGISNLDRVTDF; encoded by the coding sequence ATGGAGAGTGAATTGAAAGATTACGAAGTTTATCTGTTCGATATGGACGGAACATTAGTAAATTCAGAGCCTTTAAAGGGCAAAGCGTTAGCATTAGCTTGTTTAGATTATGGCGCACACGTAGACCACAACATTTACAAAGATGTTATGGGGGAAAGTTGGCAGGTTGTAACGGGTCACTTTTTTGAAAATGCAAATATTGCTCCTGACTTAGAAGAGTTTAATTGCCACTTTCGAGCTTATTACGAACAGATGCTCAATGATGATCTTGAGCTAAATGTTGGGGCTAAGGCTTACATAGAACAGTTAAAACTAGCAGGGAAAAAGTGTGGAGTTGTTAGTTCAGCAGCAACATGGATGGTTGATAATATTTTAACCTCGTTGCAGCTAGAGAATGCTTTTGACCTTGTTATCACACAGGAGCATGTAACTAAGCATAAACCGGATCCTGAAGCCTATACTTTAGCTCTTGGTAGATTAGCGGCTTCACCTGGCCAAACAATTGTGTTTGAAGATTCCACAGCGGGTATTCGTGCTGGTAAATCTAGTGGCTGTGACGTCATTGCTGTTAAGCATAGCTTTAATGGTAAAAATGATCTAAGCGGTGCAGTTAAAGTAATCAGTACATATGAGGAATTGCCCCGTATAAAAAACGAGTATGGGATTAGTAATTTAGACCGAGTAACTGACTTCTAA